TGAAACAGAAACTCAGTCATTGCGCTTAGTAGGGGTAAAGCATAGCCTTTTCCTAAAAAGTTTGGTTCGCCGATTAATAAATGAATTCCTCGATCTTCGGGATGAAATTCGTAAGCTTTAGCGACAATATCTCCTGCTACCCAATAAGCTTCCCAATAACTCATCGGTACGCCATCTAAACAACCAATATAAAGAGTTTGATGGGTATCCGCTAATGCGTTTTGCAAGTGTTTTTCCATTGCTTCTAAATCAAGTGCCAAATTCCAGAAAGGAATTACGTGCGGCTGATTCATCCAGTTGTGAATTAAACGCAAGTCTTCTTCTAAAACAACCGGACGAAAGGCAATTCTTTTGGCAATGTTTGAGTCAAATTTTTCCCAAACATAGCGCGAATTTTGTGGTAGAGAATAGGCAATAGTTGAGTTGGATAAAGTCATTAATTTTTCTATGAAATAGCTAAAGGATTTTGAATGGTGACGTAGACAGATTGAGTAGCCACTGAACCAACTAATTCATCCATATCGTGAAATCTAGTCAGTAAGTTGCCTTTGCATCGCAGTTGGGATCGATCGAGTAAATTTTCTAGAAATTTGGAACAGCCTTGTTCTAGAGACAAATGTTTTTCTAAGGCTTTTCTTACCTCTAAAATCAACAGGTTTTCATCAATTAAGCCAGCTACGCCAAAGGCATTTACTAAACCTAGTAAGTTATTCATTACTAAGTAATAGCCTAAGCGTTCGTCAATCACTGCATCTTCACAAAAAGTCTGGCTTTTTTCGCTAATTCCTGGCAGAATTTCTTGTAATTGGTGTTGGAAAGATTCTCGATAGTAGTAACCTTGGTTATCTCGATAGAAGAATTTATCGGGATAGCCATCTTTTAACTGAAGTACGCTATTTTGTTGATGTGCTTCTACTGCGATTCCGTAAGTGAAATATAACCAGAGAATTGGTTCTAAGCAAATTTTTAAATAACGTTGAAACCAATCTAAAGTTACATCGCTTGTTAAGCGTTTTTCTTGTTGAGCTAACTGCTGAATAATTGCCGAAAGTCGGGAACCTTCGCCAGTAATTTTATCCTGACATAAGGAGATTATACAAGTTGCGTCGTTTTGTTCGGAAAAGGGATTTTCTCGCAGAACTGTGGCAAACCCAGAAGTTAATTCTTCTTCTCCTTTAATAGTAATATAAGCTGGATCTTTGACGATCTGAAATTGAGGAAAATTATCCCGCATATCCTGACCAATTTTTGTGTCGAGAATGCGGGAGATTTCTACACCTCGTTCTAATTCTTTGTAAAGATTTGCTCTTAAAGAATTAGTGATTTTTACATTCAAAGAAAACTTGAACATAAAAGGAGAGTTAGGATGAGCAACAGTGCGAATTGAAGAAGTGGGAAAATAAGCTTTTCCTTGTTGTCCCAAATCTTCTAATAAGCCTTGTGCAATTAACTTTTGTACGGCAGGTTTACGTTTTAAAAATTCAGCTTGCCAAGGGTGAACGGGAATCAAAGAATATTCATCAGATTGACAGTATTTTTGCTTGAATTCTGATGTAACTTCGGGATCTGCTAAAAGTTCTTGTTTGATTAAATCTGTTGCCGATCGATTTAAGTTGGAATCTTCTTGAATTATAGATTGATGCGATCGAAAATAATAAGGAGAAAAACTGGCTTTTAATTCAGGAGAATAAAGTGGTAATTCTTCATCGGAAAAACCTTGACGGCTTTTAGGTGTGGGGTGTAAATGATGTCCAAAAACTAAAGCTTGTTCAGTTGCAATAAACGATCGCTTAAATCCATACAACTCAGAAATTTCTGCGGAACGATATTGAACAAACTGTTCAATATTACGGCAACTTTGCACCACTCGCAACAATAACTCGTCTTGATGTCCGTTCTGATTGCTAGCCAACATTAACTCTTTAGCAATCAGCGCCGTTAAAGTCACATAATCTAGTTGCAAAAGCTCGGCTTTTCCCAAAGATTTGTAATAGATGGGAAAAGTAAAAATATGCCGTCCAGTGGGAGAATAATAACGCAATCCTGCTAGGATCTCAATGTTTTGATGAGATAAAGGACAGCGAATTAAAGAATCTGTTCCTAATTGTGGCGATCGCAAAAATTCGCCATTATTAGTTTCTCGTAAATAACAGTTAAGAAAACTTTGCATTGTCGCCTGTTCAGCAATTTCTTTAGCTGTCAGAGATTGAGGAATTGTGGGATTAAGTGTTGCTTGAATCATGGTGAATTAACTAGTAAAAAACGGCAATAAAAAACTCCATCTTCTCTCTGTGTTCTCTGC
The Phormidium ambiguum IAM M-71 genome window above contains:
- a CDS encoding GNAT family N-acetyltransferase, with the translated sequence MTLSNSTIAYSLPQNSRYVWEKFDSNIAKRIAFRPVVLEEDLRLIHNWMNQPHVIPFWNLALDLEAMEKHLQNALADTHQTLYIGCLDGVPMSYWEAYWVAGDIVAKAYEFHPEDRGIHLLIGEPNFLGKGYALPLLSAMTEFLFQHSATEKMIAEPDIRNSKMIHVFRRCGFELQREIELPDKRAALMFCERKSF
- a CDS encoding IucA/IucC family protein, whose protein sequence is MIQATLNPTIPQSLTAKEIAEQATMQSFLNCYLRETNNGEFLRSPQLGTDSLIRCPLSHQNIEILAGLRYYSPTGRHIFTFPIYYKSLGKAELLQLDYVTLTALIAKELMLASNQNGHQDELLLRVVQSCRNIEQFVQYRSAEISELYGFKRSFIATEQALVFGHHLHPTPKSRQGFSDEELPLYSPELKASFSPYYFRSHQSIIQEDSNLNRSATDLIKQELLADPEVTSEFKQKYCQSDEYSLIPVHPWQAEFLKRKPAVQKLIAQGLLEDLGQQGKAYFPTSSIRTVAHPNSPFMFKFSLNVKITNSLRANLYKELERGVEISRILDTKIGQDMRDNFPQFQIVKDPAYITIKGEEELTSGFATVLRENPFSEQNDATCIISLCQDKITGEGSRLSAIIQQLAQQEKRLTSDVTLDWFQRYLKICLEPILWLYFTYGIAVEAHQQNSVLQLKDGYPDKFFYRDNQGYYYRESFQHQLQEILPGISEKSQTFCEDAVIDERLGYYLVMNNLLGLVNAFGVAGLIDENLLILEVRKALEKHLSLEQGCSKFLENLLDRSQLRCKGNLLTRFHDMDELVGSVATQSVYVTIQNPLAIS